In a genomic window of Sarcophilus harrisii chromosome 4, mSarHar1.11, whole genome shotgun sequence:
- the EXO1 gene encoding exonuclease 1 isoform X1: MGIQGLLQFIKDASEPIHIKKYKGQVVAVDTYCWLHKGAFACAEKLAKGEPTDQYVAFCMKFVNMLLSHGIKPILVFDGCTLPSKKEVEKARRERRQTNLLKGKQLLREGKITEARECFARSVNITHRMAHQVIKAARAQGVDCIVAPYEADAQLAYLNKTGIVHAIITEDSDLLAFGCKKVILKMDKLGNGLEIDQARLGMCRQLGDVFTEEKFRYMCVLSGCDYLSSLHGIGLAKACKLLKIANNPDIIKVIKKIGHYLKMNITVPEEYIKGFIRANNTFLYQLVFDPIKRKLVPLNAYEDDIDPNTLHYAGQYLDDTTAFQIALGNKDINTMEQIDDYNPDTAMPHQSRSQGWNDKAPDQKTWNVNSIWNRNHCLTPKLDAVSDTTPLQERCTTAGTERVISSKGLNLPKKKLFIKRPRSEELSEDDLLSQYSFSITKKTKKENCEGNKPQKFSEAFIPDTEHAISSKETLNTRPKIRNKFASFLQKKNEECGAVVVPGTRSRFFCTPVDTADFTEKNRSNQSLCETTVLEQTELKLSEDMDSQKPAETNVAQNMNDLNEASDHDSLNSETKFTRTVSPPTLGTLRSCFSWSGNLRDFSRTSSPSPNVVLQQFSRRNEPSIPLNKNTNEMASLSQENSDVLDGNTSPIPEMGHSSQSQESLELSQNSLDSSRLSHLSSKDSDSEESDCSSKPSDNQKSQSSHLHLSLCTKRKDSTLGNKVLGLSKSTSVGSLSTNKIKPLVPAKVSGLSKKLISMQKKHHRNAENKPGVQIKISELWKNFEFKKNSEKLPSCKKPLSPVKDNLQLTPETEEDIYNKPECSHVQRAIFQSI, translated from the exons ATGGGGATACAAGGTTTGCTTCAGTTTATCAAAGATGCTTCTGAACCCATCCATATAAAGAAGTATAAAGGGCAGGTGGTAGCTGTGGATACATACTGTTGGCTTCACAAAGGAGCCTTTGCCTGTGCTGAAAAGCTAGCCAAAGGTGAACCTACTGATCA GTATGTAGCATTTTGTATGAAATTTGTAAATATGCTTCTGTCTCATGGAATCAAGCCAATTCTGGTATTTGATGGTTGTACCTTACCATctaaaaaagaagtagaaaaggcTCGAAGaga AAGACGTCAAACCAACCTTCTAAAGGGAAAACAGCTTCTTCGAGAAGGAAAGATTACAGAAGCCCGGGAATGTTTTGCCCGTTCTGTCAATATCACACATAGAATGGCGCACCAAGTAATTAAA GCTGCACGGGCCCAGGGAGTAGATTGCATAGTTGCTCCATATGAAGCTGATGCACAGTTGGCCTACCTTAATAAAACTGGGATTGTACATGCTATAATCACAGAGGACTCTGATCTTCTTGCTTTTGGGTGTAAAAAG gtgattttaaaaatggACAAACTTGGAAATGGATTGGAAATTGATCAGGCTCGACTGGGAATGTGCAGACAGCTTGGGGATgttttcactgaagaaaaatttCGTTACATGTGTGTTCTGTCAGGCTGTGATTATCTCTCATCACTCCATGGAATTGGCTTAGCCAAGGCATGCAAATTACTAAAAATAGCCAATAATCCTGATATTATAAAG GTTATCAAAAAAATTGGGCATTATCTTAAGATGAATATAACAGTACCAGAGGAGTATATCAAGGGATTTATTCGAGCCAACAATACTTTTCTTTATCAACTAGTCTTTGATCCCATCAAAAGGAAACTTGTTCCTCTTAATGCCTATGAAGATGACATTGATCCAAATACACTACACTATGCTGGACA ATATCTTGATGATACCACTGCCTTTCAAATTGCACTTGgtaataaagatataaatacaatGGAACAAATTGATGACTATAACCCAGACACTGCTatg ccTCATCAGTCAAGAAGTCAAGGGTGGAATGACAAAGCTCCTGATCAGAAGACATGGAATGTGAATAGCATTTGGAACAGGAACCATTGCCTAACACCTAAATTAGATGCTGTTTCAGATACTACACCTTTACAGGAAAGATGTACTACTGCAGGCACTGAGAGAGTTATTAGTAGTAAGGGTTTAAATCTTCCAAAGAAGAAACTATTTATAAAAAGACCAAGAAGTG AGGAACTATCAGAAGATGATCTTTTATCCCAGTATTCATTttcaattacaaagaaaaccaagaaagagaATTGTGAAGGTAACAAACCACAGAAGTTTTCTGAAGCATTCATCCCTGACACAGAACATGCCATTTCCAGTAAAGAAACCTTGAATACTAGGcctaaaataagaaacaaatttgCATCGtttttgcagaagaaaaatgaagaatgtgGTGCAGTTGTGGTTCCAGGGACTAGAAGCAG GTTCTTCTGTACGCCTGTGGATACAGCTgacttcactgaaaaaaacagaagcaacCAATCTTTATGTGAAACTACTGTCCTAGAACAGACTGAGCTGAAACTATCAGAAGATATGGATAGCCAAAAACCTGCTGAAACAAATGTAGCTCAGAATATGAATGACCTAAATGAAGCCTCTGATCATGATTCTCTAAATTCTGAGACTAAATTCACAAGGACAGTCTCACCACCCACCTTAGGAACACTAAGAAGTTGCTTCAGTTGGTCAGGAAATCTTCGGGATTTTTCAAGGACTTCTAGCCCATCTCCAAATGTAGTTTTGCAGCAGTTTTCAAGAAGGAATGAACCCTCAATTCCTTTAAATAAGAATACTAATGAAATGGCCAGTTTGTCTCAAGAAAACAGTGATGTTTTAGATGGCAACACATCTCCCATTCCTGAAATGGGACATTCTTCGCAATCTCAGGAAAGCTTGGAACTATCCCAGAACAGTTTGGATTCCTCAAGGCTCTCTCATCTATCAAGCAAGGATTCTGATTCAgag gaatcTGACTGTAGTTCCAAGCCATCTGATAATCAGAAGTCACAGAGCTCTCATCTGCATTTATCTTTgtgtacaaaaagaaaagattcaacCCTAGGGAACAag GTTCTTGGGCTGTCCAAATCTACTTCAGTGGGATCTCTTTCTACAAATAAGATCAAACCACTAGTTCCAGCCAAAGTTAGTGGACTAAGCAAGAAGCTTATTAGTATGCAGAAGAAACATCATCGTAACGCTGAAAACAAGCCAGGAGTACAGATCAAAATCAGTGAACTCtggaaaaattttgaatttaagaa
- the EXO1 gene encoding exonuclease 1 isoform X2 — protein sequence MKFVNMLLSHGIKPILVFDGCTLPSKKEVEKARRERRQTNLLKGKQLLREGKITEARECFARSVNITHRMAHQVIKAARAQGVDCIVAPYEADAQLAYLNKTGIVHAIITEDSDLLAFGCKKVILKMDKLGNGLEIDQARLGMCRQLGDVFTEEKFRYMCVLSGCDYLSSLHGIGLAKACKLLKIANNPDIIKVIKKIGHYLKMNITVPEEYIKGFIRANNTFLYQLVFDPIKRKLVPLNAYEDDIDPNTLHYAGQYLDDTTAFQIALGNKDINTMEQIDDYNPDTAMPHQSRSQGWNDKAPDQKTWNVNSIWNRNHCLTPKLDAVSDTTPLQERCTTAGTERVISSKGLNLPKKKLFIKRPRSEELSEDDLLSQYSFSITKKTKKENCEGNKPQKFSEAFIPDTEHAISSKETLNTRPKIRNKFASFLQKKNEECGAVVVPGTRSRFFCTPVDTADFTEKNRSNQSLCETTVLEQTELKLSEDMDSQKPAETNVAQNMNDLNEASDHDSLNSETKFTRTVSPPTLGTLRSCFSWSGNLRDFSRTSSPSPNVVLQQFSRRNEPSIPLNKNTNEMASLSQENSDVLDGNTSPIPEMGHSSQSQESLELSQNSLDSSRLSHLSSKDSDSEESDCSSKPSDNQKSQSSHLHLSLCTKRKDSTLGNKVLGLSKSTSVGSLSTNKIKPLVPAKVSGLSKKLISMQKKHHRNAENKPGVQIKISELWKNFEFKKNSEKLPSCKKPLSPVKDNLQLTPETEEDIYNKPECSHVQRAIFQSI from the exons ATGAAATTTGTAAATATGCTTCTGTCTCATGGAATCAAGCCAATTCTGGTATTTGATGGTTGTACCTTACCATctaaaaaagaagtagaaaaggcTCGAAGaga AAGACGTCAAACCAACCTTCTAAAGGGAAAACAGCTTCTTCGAGAAGGAAAGATTACAGAAGCCCGGGAATGTTTTGCCCGTTCTGTCAATATCACACATAGAATGGCGCACCAAGTAATTAAA GCTGCACGGGCCCAGGGAGTAGATTGCATAGTTGCTCCATATGAAGCTGATGCACAGTTGGCCTACCTTAATAAAACTGGGATTGTACATGCTATAATCACAGAGGACTCTGATCTTCTTGCTTTTGGGTGTAAAAAG gtgattttaaaaatggACAAACTTGGAAATGGATTGGAAATTGATCAGGCTCGACTGGGAATGTGCAGACAGCTTGGGGATgttttcactgaagaaaaatttCGTTACATGTGTGTTCTGTCAGGCTGTGATTATCTCTCATCACTCCATGGAATTGGCTTAGCCAAGGCATGCAAATTACTAAAAATAGCCAATAATCCTGATATTATAAAG GTTATCAAAAAAATTGGGCATTATCTTAAGATGAATATAACAGTACCAGAGGAGTATATCAAGGGATTTATTCGAGCCAACAATACTTTTCTTTATCAACTAGTCTTTGATCCCATCAAAAGGAAACTTGTTCCTCTTAATGCCTATGAAGATGACATTGATCCAAATACACTACACTATGCTGGACA ATATCTTGATGATACCACTGCCTTTCAAATTGCACTTGgtaataaagatataaatacaatGGAACAAATTGATGACTATAACCCAGACACTGCTatg ccTCATCAGTCAAGAAGTCAAGGGTGGAATGACAAAGCTCCTGATCAGAAGACATGGAATGTGAATAGCATTTGGAACAGGAACCATTGCCTAACACCTAAATTAGATGCTGTTTCAGATACTACACCTTTACAGGAAAGATGTACTACTGCAGGCACTGAGAGAGTTATTAGTAGTAAGGGTTTAAATCTTCCAAAGAAGAAACTATTTATAAAAAGACCAAGAAGTG AGGAACTATCAGAAGATGATCTTTTATCCCAGTATTCATTttcaattacaaagaaaaccaagaaagagaATTGTGAAGGTAACAAACCACAGAAGTTTTCTGAAGCATTCATCCCTGACACAGAACATGCCATTTCCAGTAAAGAAACCTTGAATACTAGGcctaaaataagaaacaaatttgCATCGtttttgcagaagaaaaatgaagaatgtgGTGCAGTTGTGGTTCCAGGGACTAGAAGCAG GTTCTTCTGTACGCCTGTGGATACAGCTgacttcactgaaaaaaacagaagcaacCAATCTTTATGTGAAACTACTGTCCTAGAACAGACTGAGCTGAAACTATCAGAAGATATGGATAGCCAAAAACCTGCTGAAACAAATGTAGCTCAGAATATGAATGACCTAAATGAAGCCTCTGATCATGATTCTCTAAATTCTGAGACTAAATTCACAAGGACAGTCTCACCACCCACCTTAGGAACACTAAGAAGTTGCTTCAGTTGGTCAGGAAATCTTCGGGATTTTTCAAGGACTTCTAGCCCATCTCCAAATGTAGTTTTGCAGCAGTTTTCAAGAAGGAATGAACCCTCAATTCCTTTAAATAAGAATACTAATGAAATGGCCAGTTTGTCTCAAGAAAACAGTGATGTTTTAGATGGCAACACATCTCCCATTCCTGAAATGGGACATTCTTCGCAATCTCAGGAAAGCTTGGAACTATCCCAGAACAGTTTGGATTCCTCAAGGCTCTCTCATCTATCAAGCAAGGATTCTGATTCAgag gaatcTGACTGTAGTTCCAAGCCATCTGATAATCAGAAGTCACAGAGCTCTCATCTGCATTTATCTTTgtgtacaaaaagaaaagattcaacCCTAGGGAACAag GTTCTTGGGCTGTCCAAATCTACTTCAGTGGGATCTCTTTCTACAAATAAGATCAAACCACTAGTTCCAGCCAAAGTTAGTGGACTAAGCAAGAAGCTTATTAGTATGCAGAAGAAACATCATCGTAACGCTGAAAACAAGCCAGGAGTACAGATCAAAATCAGTGAACTCtggaaaaattttgaatttaagaa